The Pantoea trifolii nucleotide sequence CCTGCTGCTATCCGTTTGATGAGCGTTATACGTGGGCGTTGCAGCGCACCGGCGCGCTGGCCTGCGAAATGACAGGTCTCGCGCCGGGACAGGATCAGGGTTTGCCGTTGCGGCCCCAGGTGGTGTAAGGCTCGCGCTCGGTCAGACGCTCGTAATAGGTCTGTACCGCCGGGAAGTTAGGATGATCCAGCGGGGTTTCAAACCAGCGGTTCACCGCCAGTCCAACCGGAATATCCGCCAGCGAGAAATTGCGGCCTGCGACGTAGCGCCCGGTTTTCTCCAGATGCTGGTTGAGAATGTTCATGGTGTGCGTCCAGCCTTTTACGGCCGCCGCCAGCAAGCGGGGATCCTGATGCGCTGGCGAGTTGCGCACCAGTGACATAAACGCATAGCGCCATGAGGTATTGAGTTCGGTGGCTTGCCAATCCATCCACTGATCGACCGGCGCGCGCGCGCGAGGATTACCGGGATAGAGCCATTCGCCGCCATTGCTGTTAGCGAGATAGCGCAGAATGGTGTTGGATTCCCACAGCACGAAGTCGTCCTCGATAATCACCGGGACCATGGCGTTGGGATTGAGCGCCATAAACTCTGGCGAGTGCAGCGATTGCGGATCATCGCCCCAGGGTTCTAATTCGTATGCAATATCGAGTTCTGCACACAGCCACAAAACTTTTCGCACGTTAATTGAAGAAGTACGGCCAAGAACTTTTAACATTGTGGACTCCGATTCCAGAATTCTTAATCTATTCATAGCCCTGTTGCTGGCCTTTCGCAATCAGCAGGATGTAAATCCCGATTTCAGACAACCTCAACGAGGAAGGAGTGACAATGAAGGTCGCATTTAAACAGGTGGATGTGTTTACCTCATCGGCGTTTAAAGGGAATCCGCTGGCGGTAATTATGGATGCACAGGGATTGAGTGACGCGCAGCTGACGGCGATTGCGCGCTGGACCAATCTGTCCGAAACCACCTTTGTGCTGCCGCCACAGAATGTGGCGGCAGATTACCGCGTGCGCATTTTTACCGTGGAAGGTGAATTGCCGTTTGCCGGGCATCCGACGCTTGGCACCGCGCATGCGCTGCTGGAAGCGGGCTGGCCGCTGAAAACGCCAGGCAAAATCGTGCAGGAGTGCGGCGTGGGGTTGGTTGAGGTGAAAATCAGCGACGACGGCGCGCTGGCCTTTGCCGCACCCGCCGCTCGCTTAACGCCCTTCAGCGATGCGCTGATGAGCAGCGCGCTGAACAGTGAAGCTTTCGATCTCAGCCAAACGCCGACCATCGTTGATATGGGCATCCGCTGGCTGCTGATTCCGATGAGTAGCGCGCAAGCGGTGCTGGATGTGGTGCCGTCAGCCGCCGATTTACACCGTTTACAACAGCATGCTGAGGTTAACGGCACGGCGATTTTTGGCGCGTTACCAGCAGGTGAAAACGAGCAGTATGAATTGCGCGCATTGCTGGTTGAGAACGGCAGTTTGACCGAAGATCCAGTGACCGGCAGCGCCAACGCCTGTCTGGCACGTTACTTCGAGGCGAACCACCAAACGCGGGATTATCGGGCGCGTCAGGGCAGCGCGATTCAGCGTGAAGGTCGGATTCAAGTGAGTTTTACGGATAAGGCGATCTGGATTGGCGGCCAAACCGTGACGGTGATTGATGGGACGATTGATCTGTAAGGTTGCCATTTATGGCAACCTGGCTGGCGTCGCTGTTTAACGAGGTCGCCATGAATGGCGACCCTACGGATTATAGGCCTTGGCCGCCTGAGGCTTCGATGCGCTGTGCGGTGATCCAGCCGGTTTCATCGCTGAGGATCGCGCTGATGGCATCGCCGATATCATCTGGCAAGCCAACGCGGCCTAACGCGGTCACCGAGGCGATGTGATCGTTGAGATCTTTGGTATCACGCACGCGACCGCCACCGAAGTCGGTTTCAATCGCGCCGGGCGCCAGAATGTTGACGCGGATATGGCGCTCGCCCAACTCTTTTGCCTGATAGCGGGTTAATACTTCCATCGCGCCTTTAATTGAGGCGTAAGTGCCTGAACCCGGCAGCGTCAAACGGGTTAAACCGCTGGAGATATTCAGGATGCGTCCACCATCAACGATCAGCGGCAGCAGTTTTTGCGTCAGGAAGAACGGCCCTTTGAAGTGCACATTCACCAGCGCATCAAACTCATCTTCGGTGGTCTCGGCGAACAGCTTGTAGTGGCCATGACCGGCGTTGTTCACTAAATAATCAAAATTGTCACGCTGCCAGGTTTTCTGCAGCGCTTCTTTCACCTGCGCCACGAAGCCATCGAACGTGCTGCTATCGCCCACATCCAGCTGCAGCGCCACCGCACGCGCGCCCAGCGCTTCAATCTCTTGCACCACCGCCTGCGCTTCTTCCGCGTGACCGCGATAGGTAAACAGGATATCGATGCCTTTGGCGGCCAGTTTCAGCGCCCCATTCTTGCCTAAACCACGATTTCCGCCGGTAATCAATGCAATTTTATGACTCATGTTTCGCTCCAGTTGGAAAATTGAACACGTGTTAAGGATATTCGTGAATAATTGATCTATAAACGCAGAGGAATACGCAGCACTGTTTCACTAACAACAACAATCGGTGAACAACATGGATAAAATTCACGCAATGCAGGTTTTTGTGCGAGTGGCAGAAATGGGCAGTTTTACCCGTGCAGCAGAAAGTTTGGGTTTACCGAAAGGCAGCGTATCGCGTCAGCTGCAGGCGCTGGAAAATCAAATGGGGACGCGGCTGCTGCATCGCACCACAAGGCGCGTGCATCTGACGCAGGACGGCCTGGTCTATTACGATCGCTGCCTCGATTTGCTCTCAATGCTCGACGACATGGACAGCCTGTTCCAGCACGATCCCGGCACCTTAAGCGGCAAGCTGCGCGTGGATATGTCGGTGGCGATGGCAACCGGCTTTGTGCTGCCTCGTTTGCCGGAATTTTTGCAGCACTATCCCGGTCTGGAAATTGAGCTCAGCAGCAGCGATCGCCAGGTCGATGTGATTCGCGAAGGCTTTGACTGCGTGGTGCGCGTTGGCGAGCTGAAAGATTCCGGGCTGATTGCGCGGAAAATCGGCTCGCACGCCTTGATCAACTGCGCCAGCCCCGGCTACCTTTCCCGCTTCGGCATGCCGGTGCGGCTGGAAGATCTGTCGCAACACGCGATGGTGCATTACACCCAGCAGCTTGGGCAACCTTCACTGGGCTTTGAATATTTTGATGGCAAACAGTGTCATTACGTTCAAACCGGCGGCGTGGTGACGGTAAACAGTACCGAAACCTATCGCGCGGCGTGCATGGCCGGGCTCGGCATTATTCAGGTGCCAGCGATTGGCGTGCAGCCGCTGCTGGAGTCAGGACAACTGGTTGAAGTGCTGCATCACTTCCCGGCGAAACCGATGCCGATCTCGCTGCTTTACCCGCATCGCCGTAACGTGGCGCGCCGCGTACGCGTGTTTATGGAGTGGTTAAGCCACGTCTTGCAGGAGTACGTGACATAGCAGGCTATAATTGTATTTTCGCAGTGAACAGGATGACTATCGTCTATGACGGACAAAAAACCTACAGAGACAGCGGCCAAAGCAGAAGCCAAGCCGCTTATTGATATTAAAACCGGCAATAAAACCGTGGATGGCTCGATTCAACATGTGTCGCGCTTCGCTGCCTGGTTTCAGGCGATTCCGGCAGTGGCGCACTTTATGCGCGCGCTGGAACGCTTTAACGATCGCCTTGGCAGCCAGTTTGGCGCGGCGATCACCTACTTCTCTTTTCTCTCTCTGATACCGATTTTGATGGTCTCCTTTGCGGCAGTCGGCTTTGTGCTGGCGTCGAATCAGG carries:
- a CDS encoding glutathione S-transferase family protein: MLKVLGRTSSINVRKVLWLCAELDIAYELEPWGDDPQSLHSPEFMALNPNAMVPVIIEDDFVLWESNTILRYLANSNGGEWLYPGNPRARAPVDQWMDWQATELNTSWRYAFMSLVRNSPAHQDPRLLAAAVKGWTHTMNILNQHLEKTGRYVAGRNFSLADIPVGLAVNRWFETPLDHPNFPAVQTYYERLTEREPYTTWGRNGKP
- a CDS encoding SDR family NAD(P)-dependent oxidoreductase, producing the protein MSHKIALITGGNRGLGKNGALKLAAKGIDILFTYRGHAEEAQAVVQEIEALGARAVALQLDVGDSSTFDGFVAQVKEALQKTWQRDNFDYLVNNAGHGHYKLFAETTEDEFDALVNVHFKGPFFLTQKLLPLIVDGGRILNISSGLTRLTLPGSGTYASIKGAMEVLTRYQAKELGERHIRVNILAPGAIETDFGGGRVRDTKDLNDHIASVTALGRVGLPDDIGDAISAILSDETGWITAQRIEASGGQGL
- a CDS encoding LysR family transcriptional regulator, which gives rise to MDKIHAMQVFVRVAEMGSFTRAAESLGLPKGSVSRQLQALENQMGTRLLHRTTRRVHLTQDGLVYYDRCLDLLSMLDDMDSLFQHDPGTLSGKLRVDMSVAMATGFVLPRLPEFLQHYPGLEIELSSSDRQVDVIREGFDCVVRVGELKDSGLIARKIGSHALINCASPGYLSRFGMPVRLEDLSQHAMVHYTQQLGQPSLGFEYFDGKQCHYVQTGGVVTVNSTETYRAACMAGLGIIQVPAIGVQPLLESGQLVEVLHHFPAKPMPISLLYPHRRNVARRVRVFMEWLSHVLQEYVT
- a CDS encoding PhzF family phenazine biosynthesis protein encodes the protein MKVAFKQVDVFTSSAFKGNPLAVIMDAQGLSDAQLTAIARWTNLSETTFVLPPQNVAADYRVRIFTVEGELPFAGHPTLGTAHALLEAGWPLKTPGKIVQECGVGLVEVKISDDGALAFAAPAARLTPFSDALMSSALNSEAFDLSQTPTIVDMGIRWLLIPMSSAQAVLDVVPSAADLHRLQQHAEVNGTAIFGALPAGENEQYELRALLVENGSLTEDPVTGSANACLARYFEANHQTRDYRARQGSAIQREGRIQVSFTDKAIWIGGQTVTVIDGTIDL